Within Cydia fagiglandana chromosome 1, ilCydFagi1.1, whole genome shotgun sequence, the genomic segment ctatttttggaattaactGATTGAATAGCCTAATCTCAAGTTGACGTGGCGTTTCAAATAACCCCTTTTAAAGTCAGGAAAGAAAGAAAGCACTTTCAGAGTCGTATCGTTAATATTCAGGACGGGGCGAGTGTGCACGTTAATTAATGAGGGGATGACGAGACGCCCGCATTAATCTTCAAACGAGTTTGGAATTGTTCCGCTGCCCGGGCGGTTAGGGCAGCGGCACGCTAGCGATTGCACAACTGAGGCCGATTCTAGGTTTActtaatttgttattgttttgacACGGCCTTGACACGACTCGCAGTGCATTATACAGGGCGTTGCTTTAAACATGGATGAAACGAAGGCCAACGATAGAGGATCTTAGCTAGCTAGCTATCGATTTGAACCGTTTTCGGAGAATCCATTGAATTCTGGCTTGTAGCTTCCGTTTGATCCATACTGAATGCGACGCTGTGTCGCGTGTGTGTGATTACTTTAGATATATGATTAATAACATAGACGCAACGctcttaaacaaattaaaagttGGTAACTTTGCCGTACGTGTTTGTGTGCATTTCGTTTATATTTATAGGATATCATTGAATGTGAGCGTAGATTATGTAGGTCGGAAAACACGTATTTTTAAAATGCGTTTGTTTCAACTAGGATTTGATAATGCCtttaacaatatttaaaaaaagattcACTTTTTAAGATgtaatgtttaatatttttgtctACGCACACGACCACCCTTAAGTTAAGGAAGTGCCATTTTCCGGGCAGTAAAAGTGACCTCTCTCACCCTTGAAAATAAACATATgcatacatacctacacattTACACAGATATATACACACAATAACCCGCCACAAAGCCGGATCCACAATGCTTTTGAGCTTTTGTTCATTTTAAGGGCTCGTAAAAATTCTATAGGAATTTTATACACATTGTCAACAATGTCTAACGTTCTCGTAATCGTTGCGCGTTTGGTGTGGTCCTTGGCTCTTAATGAATCTTACATGAATGTGCGAGTTGTTGCCAAGGTTATCGGATTTAAGAGACGCCAATATGAATAAATCCGATTTCACCCAAAGTttcacgtaggtacctactataacCAATCATGTTGACATGAATAATATTTGGTAACGTAGCGTAGGTAGCTAAATCTTTTTTGTTACAAATCTCACGTGTAATGTAATGGATGACCTTTAAATTACATCGATTTTTTCCCTTTAAATTAATACTAACGAAAGTACTCGTTTCAAAGATGCAATCGACGTTTCAAAACATAGCAGAAACTTTATTGACCGAGCCCTAGCGAAGATCTCCGTTTCAACTTggacaaaaatgctttcgtatatcCGGATGTTCTCATCTACAGAtcgcatttctcaaccgattcacGTGAAATATTGTGAGCAGGATCGATAGGTAGATAGAATTTTTCTGTCGTTTCGTTTTCTGGAAAAAGTTATAAATGGCGGAAATTGGCATAAAGGGCCAATAGGGTATACTCGTATGACACTTAAGGCCATTGTGAGTCCGCTGCGATAATGAGTCAATGatgtaagtatttttaattttcacacTTTTTAAGTTTATTGCGAGGTCTGCAGCTAACAGTGCCACTGGTTATTTCGATTGACTTCCTCAAGTGAGTGGCCGGCTTGTCTGCATAAGCCGCCAAAAGGCCTCTCTTGGTCTAACGTCTAACCACTGTCCGTGCACTTACACGTTCCAGTGTTAACCACTTGTTAGGATTGGGAATGTATTCAACATAGGGTTATTACTGTCatattatttgttgttgtatACTAATATAGCAGTAATAACCATATGTTGAATACATTTTCTTAACACTTTCCTAACAACACAATACACACACAATATTATAGTCAATTACaatagttaggtacttacctataatgtaataattattaacccttaatcaaatggaacactttttatgagatttttgaaaactaagattggtttttaggtaatttgggtgcgtagattacgaaaaaatatataaaaagaattttagtgggggggaaaggggggttttgcggtgggaaataatttcccattatccgttacggaatagcaaaattttgaatgaagtgggaaatagtttcccattgtccgatacggttacgaactttttactagttagtagctccccccggctttgcttggaattcaagtatgatcttttaacgttatcttcaaaaatcaaagaaataaataaaagaaaaaagaaaacaaaaacaggcacagatttttttgtgtaacaggcaaacgggcatatatttttatttatggaaaccaattaaaatttaggtatagaacaaacactgggaaataatttcccacttgataaaacctaccaatttttttgtaaatcgtacgttcagggacaaacaatgggaaataattacccacttactaaaacctaaaaatcttggctaaatcatatcgcTATCATAATTCGtttcaagcaaaacacagggaaaataagtctagtttatgatagtattcagtgtatgctcttacaagattttttttctcatttaacctcaaaacactaaaaaaattgtcgttattgcaaaaaaaatcacaacaactgacattgactttgacgtatggtcacaaatggcggccattagaaaagtgttgccatttttcaaattcaaaatgttactaagattttaaatctgtataGTTGGTACcgctgagtgctgcctttaaaaagataaaaaatatttcgtaaattagaatgaagtgggaaataatttcccgatatttgattaagggttaatatCATATTAATGTCCAATGTGCTAACTTTTTACTAATTACGGTTTTGGCAAACAATATCGCCTTAAGGCCGTTCCCTGAGCCAGAAATGTAAAAATACCCCAATTATTATCCTATTTTTCTAAGAAACGTTGATATTTGTAGACGtgggaaaaatatatataattcttGATTATATTATCTTTAATAACACAGCTTTCGATACACGATTCATAACACTTCGCTCGCTACAATTTATTCCCAAAGTAACCTCCAATTCGAATTTATACTCCAActttacttgttttttttactatgtgacactatgaaacaaaaaaaggaGAAAAATCAATCATAACTATAACAATAATTTGACAGCTTTAGAAAAACGATAATTAGaggcaatatttttaaaataaataaacatcaactaattctatcgtaacaaaatattgacttcgGCCTGCATGCTCTATCTCCGTCCGTCTTTCGAAATGAGACAGTGATGGCTGAGCGCTCGTGCCAGACGGACCTGTACTACGTGTCCCCAAAACAAATATAAGATTTACTTATAAAAACTGTGCTGTGTTGTGTGTCCTAGTGATATACCGTGTGCACCAAAACCTTTAAGTTATAATGGGTAACAAGCAATTGAATAAAAAGAAGACATCTCGAAAAAGACAACTCGGAAGATTCCAACAAACAATGGAACTAACGTAAGTAAAAATGTGTATTTATTACATagtgaaataagtaattattacttaatttaatatatactcGATCGTACTAATTAGTAATCCATATAACttaaaacattctaaaatttaaTAATCGCTCCATCTACCGGTTAAACATtgtcatcaattcatcatctAAATAGCTTAAAAGGATATTGCGATTCGCGACGTTTACACCACGCGGCACTAGCGCCGCACACGGCAAAGACAGAAAACATTGccgtctatacttcgtttttttagcattagaaattaggtaaacaatcttgacgtgtcttttaattgaaaaacacattttaaaaataagttacggcaaatttgtaacaattatgaatctaatacgatcatttatattcgtctgctttcataagtaatagttattgatttttaaaaagcgtttttctattaaaagacatgtcaagatcgcttaccttcttgcaagttctttctaatgctaaaaaaaacgaactataagtatgtGTGCGTCTCCGTGAGTCGTAGTTACGCGGTTGCGGTGTAGTGGGCCTTCCTATAAATACGAGCACACAGTGATACACGTAACGCACACAATTAGACGCATAAAGCGTTCTTTTAGCAATCCATCCACCTATCGAGGGTTCGAACCTCAGCTCGTGATTTGTCATGCGTCTaaactttttacttttttgtctTTCTAGGAAAAGAAGAAAATTGGATAATTTCACAGCCGAACATGATACTACATCTTTAGACTACATCGAGTGAGTATAATTATTTGACTTGTGCTTTTTAGCCCTACCTACGTAACACAATACACTACTacaatttatctttatttacagACTGCAAAATATGGAAATGGAATCTCCGATTTCATCAACCACTGACATTCAAAGTAACGAGTAAGTTCTAATTCTAATtgtggcattatctatgaaaagggaccttattgtctatGGCGCTTACGACGCACATGTCGCGCGGCGTGGTATTTATATCAGAACATCGTTGATAATGGcggaagcgccatcgacaataaggtccct encodes:
- the LOC134671698 gene encoding uncharacterized protein LOC134671698, with translation MGNKQLNKKKTSRKRQLGRFQQTMELTKRRKLDNFTAEHDTTSLDYIELQNMEMESPISSTTDIQSNDEATGSNILNPRIAQVDDTYRVPSLLKEEDTHEVGDSC